From the genome of Candidatus Methanomethylophilaceae archaeon:
GACCCCCCACATCGTGAGGATATTCATCGGCGCGGACAACAGATACCTGATTCCCGCATCGGCCCTTTTCGGAGCCATGCTCATGGTGGTCTGCGACCTTCTTGGAAGAGCCGTGCTGGACCCTGCCGTCATACCCGTTGGAGTGGTCATGGCGTTCATCGGAGGTCCGACATTCATATGGTTGCTGGTAAGGAAAGGCAACAGCGCGTGGTGATGTCATGGGAAGCATCTCAGATCTGAAAAAGGACATGAAAGAGGCGCTGATGGGCGATGACGATTCTGATGCCGACAACATCGGGGACGTCACGATTGAGATGAAAGACGTCACATTCGGATACCGCTCCGGAGAGACGATCATCAGAGACATCAACCTGAAGATAGACCGCCCAGGCCTCTACTGCGTAATAGGGCCTAACGGGGTAGGAAAATCCACCCTCATCAAATGCATGAGCAAAATCGAAAACCTGACTTCCGGTGACATACTGATCAACGGACGCAGCATCAAGACAATGAGACACAAGGACGTCGCCAAATTCATTGGCTATGTGCCCGTCGTCTCCAAAGACGTCTTTTCGATGTCCGTCCTGGAGACCATCCTCATCGGATGCCAAAACCGCAGATCAGGAGATTCGGAAGAATCGAAGATGATGGCGGTTTACAAAGTGATGGTCCTGCTGAATATACAGGACCTGAGCGAGAAACTGTTCAGCGAGCTCTCTGCTGGTCAGCACCAAAAGGTCGCCATTGCGAGAGGGCTCGTCCAGAAGCCGAAAGTTCTGATCCTCGACGAGCCGACCGCCAATCTTGACGTGAAATACCAGGTCTACGTGGTCGAGCTTCTGAGGGCTCTGGCGGAGAGCGAGGGGATGATCGTGATAATGATCAGCCATGACCTGAATATCTCCGCGAAATATGCGCATGAAGTGGTGATGATGTCTCCCCCGGGAGTCATTTACAAAGTGGGAACACCCGAAGAAGTCATCACAAAAGAGAATATAGAAGAAGTCTACGGTGTGCATTGCAAAGTCATAGAGGACGAAGGGGCCCCGGTAGTCATATTGGGCCAATCCATGATGGACGAATTCGGCAATATAGACTGAAATGGATGTGATATTATAGCGAAAGAAGCAGGAAAAGAGACGCTGAAGTTCTGGGGCGAGTCCGCCAGAGGATACAAAGAAGGGGTCAAAAAAGAGCTCAAGAACAGAGAGACCAGCGATCGCTGGATCAAACTGATCCTGGACAACGCCCCCGAAAAAGATGTATTGAAAATTCTGGACATAGGGACGGGACCCGGATTCTTCACGATAAACCTAACCAAAATGGGCCACAAGGCCATCGGAATCGATGTGACCAAAGAGATGGTCCAAGTAGCTGAGGAGAACGCTCAGGAGCAGGGCGTAGAGTGCGAGTTCCGCGTCATGAACGCCAACAGCCTCGATTTCCCCGACAACACATTCGACCTGATCATCAACAGGGTGGTCACATGGACGCTGCCCGACACGTACGAATGCTACAGGGAATGGAGAAGAGTGCTGGCGCCCAACGGCAGGATCCTCGTATTCGATGCCAACCACTACGCCAACCTCTTCGACGAAGAGAAGGCGAGAACCATGCGCTCGGCCATGCGCGAGCACGTGAAAGCGGGATTGGAACCGTTCACAGACCATTATGACTTCCATGTACGCTGGACGTACTGGGAGAATTGCCCCATGATAGGCACGCCCAGGCCCGAATGGGACAGAAACATGATGTTCAAGCTCAGATTCGTGGACATCATCGTGGACGACAACCTGTTCCCAGATAAGGACTACGACAGAGGCACATCCGGGCCCATGTTCATGGTCAGAGCGGAGAAACCCAACCCAGACCAGGAGAACGAGTGCATCGTCAACGAGTACTGGAACGGCATCGCAGGAGTGGTCAGCGGCCGCGCTTCGATCATGCTTTCCAACGGAAAAGCACAGACTTGCGCGGAAGAGATCGCCAAACGCATACCGGCCGGATCGAAAGTGCTGGACCTCGGCACCGGATCCGGGAACGTGGCCATTCCTCTGTCGAAGATGGGATACTCCGTAGTCGGAGCCGACAGGGCTTTCGGCATGATAGAGATGGCCGAGATTACCGCCGAAGAATGCGGGGCTCCCGCGGAGTTCGCCGTCGCAGACGCTTACGACCTCCCGTTCGATGACGGAAGCTTCGATGCGGTAGTCATGCGCAACGTCGTCTGGAACCTTTTCAAACCTGGGAAGGCCCTCAAAGAAGCCGCGCGCGTCCTGAAAAAGGGCGGGAAACTGATCATCCTGGACGGCAACTGGCAGGCGAACATTGCGAAATGGAAGGGATCCGGATCCGACCCGGAAATCTTCCCCAACTATAAGAGCCGCGACCTTGGGCTGGGCGCCTACGACGTCATCGAGAAATACTATGCCAAACTCCCGCTGAACTCAGTCAGCAGGCCGGCATGGGATAAGGATGTCTTAGGGCGCTGCATGGCCTTGGAAGAATGCTCTCCATTCGAAGACCCGATGATAACCGACGATCTCAAACCGGTCTTGGGGAAAGGTTTCATATTGGTCTTCAAGAAATAAACAGGTATGGGGCTCTGCCCCTGCCTACCATTAAAGGGGTTGTCTGTCTGGAAGAGACTGAGCGCATAGCGCTGATGGGGAAGAATCCGCCGAAGGCGATCAGGGTAATGGCTATCCCTCTGATCTTCGCCTTCCTTCTGTCGAGCGTCCAGATTTACATAGATTCGTTCTGGTGCGCCGGGCTCGGCCCTGACGCCAACTCCGCCATCACATTGGCTGGACCGGTATATTGGGTGCTCCTTGACATAGGCGCCGGCCTTGGAGTGGGAGCCTCTACCGCGATATCCAGATCTCTGGGAGCTAAGGACTATGGCCGCTCCGACAGCCTCGCATCCCAGTCCCTGGTGCTTATAGCCTTGGTTTCGGTATGCCTCTCCATCCTGCTGTACGCATGCTCCCGCAGCATGATTTCGTTCATGAGCGGAGGAGAGAACGTAGACCTCAGCATGGAATACCTGATGCCTTTCCTCCTGTTCAGCCCGTTCCTGACTCTCAACGGAGTTATACTGGGGATGCTCAGGTCCGAAGGCGAGGCGAGGAAATCCTCCGGCCTCTCCATTGCTGCATCCCTGATCAACATCGTCCTCGATCCGATACTCATCTATGTCTTAGGCTTGGGGCTTCTGGGAGCGTCTCTCGCCACCGCGATTTCCTTCATCGCGACTACCGCGGTGGGTCTGTATTGGTATTCGTCAGGAAAGATGTTCATCAAACCGAAGCTCAGAGGATTCAGATTCATCAGAGAGCAGATATGGGACATCTGCAAAGTCGGCATCCCCCACTCCCTGGAACTGGCGCTGATTCCGCTAATGATGATGCCTCAGAATGCTTTGGTAGTGAAGGTCGGCGGCACGGACGGCATGATCACGTACAGCCTTCCGTATCGCTACATCACGCTGGCCATGGTCCCGGTACAAGCCATCGCGGCTTCCATGATCCCCGTGGTCTCCTACGCCATCGGAATGAGGAACAACGACAACGTCATGGCCGGGATCAGATATGCCCTCAAAGCTTCCATCATAATCTCGCTGGCGCTGACCGTGGTGCTCATCGTTCTGGCGGAACCGTTCTCGTACGCATTCACCTATTCCGATGATATGGCCAGATTCAGATCGGAGATAGCTATGGTCATCAGGATTTATGCCCTAGCCTTGCTTTCCATTTGCCTGACGCATCTTTGCTCTTCGATCCTTCAGGCACTGTGCTTCTCGCAGCTGGCCACCATCACCATGTTCATACGCGAGATCCTGTTCATCCTGTTCTACTACGTATCCACATTCTTCAGCATGACCGCTATCTATTGGTCTTTGGATGCCGCCGAATATTTGGGCCTGGCGATGATGCTGCTCTGCGTCTGGTATGCCCTGAAGAAAAAATACCCCGATGATCGGCTGTTCGGAAAGCCGAGGCCGGCTGGCGCGCGACGAATGGGGATTGTGAGATGGTCCGGCATAAACTGTGTTATAATGCCATTGCGCTTCGATCTGAGAAGCTGTTAACTAATACATCACTATTCTAAGCTCAAGGTGGGTCACCTACGAACCGCAAAAACGCCAAAAGAAGCCTCAATAAAAAGCTGGACCGTGCCGCGATAGCGCTCGGAGGGTTCGAAACCGTGAACCATCAATCCGACAGGAGAGATGCCGCTGCGGTGCGCATGCTTCCATGGCTGATCGTGGCTTGCTTGGTGGCGACATTCGCGCTGACGATCTTCAGGCAGAACTATGATTTCTGGATGTTCATAAACCGCCTCTGCACCATTTTCGCCATAGGTTTCGCTGTCTTAGGGGCCTGGGCAGTGCCCTATCTGAACAAAGGGCCATTCCCATTATGGCTGCTGACCGGCGTGTTCGTGATAGCGCTGGTGGTCGCATGGGCTTTGTTCACAGGTTCCGACGACGTCCTATATTTGGGAGGATTGGATGCCTATCAGACCTACGGATCCGAATACCTGACGGTTTTCCGCGCCCTCGATCTCATACTGACCCTGTTCATTATGGTGATGGCTCCGATAGGCATCCTGACCACCATATCTGCGATGCTCAGGAAATACATCCCCAGATTGCTTCTTTCCGTAGAGAGAGGAACGGATAAGGGAAAGAATCCCGCCGCGAAATTCTTCGGAGTGCCCGACGTGCTGGACATCGAAGAGGTAGAGGTCGATCCTGAAGACGAGGGCAACGCGGTCGATCTGGATTCGTTCATCTGGCTGGGGACTTACACGTTCTCGCTGGGGATTCTGGTATGCTCGATGCTGTTTCTCAACCCCATCATACTTGAGACGGTATCGAAAGACATCATAATCAGGGCCATGATCACCTTGACGCTGTTCCTCCCCGCCCTCGTGACCCCGTGGCTCTGCATCAAGAGCGTCGGCGCGAAAGCAATATCGGTGGCGCCCAGACCATATTATCTGTGGAAAGGCGCAAGGAAAAAGCTGTTCCTAGGGTTCGTAACATTGGGTCTGTTTTTCTTCAGCTTCCTGATATCCGTATACTATGGCAACACCGTCTGGACCATAGTAAGCTATTATCTGGAATATCTGATTCCAGCGGCCGCCATAACGTTCGTGACCTCGCTGGTCTATGCGAACTACTTCTCCAAGACTCTCAGAGATGGCGTCTGCGAAGATTTCCTCTATAAGAAAAGGCTCTGAGGTCCGGCGCCGATTGCGCTTCCTGTCCGCTTTCAATCTGGACAAGTCGTGAATCACAACGAAACATAGATAGTTTATCGCAAAAAAATCGTTTTGGCGCCGTTTTTGGATAAGTATTTTAATCATCCTCACATCAGCCAATCTGAGGTTACCAAATGGCCGAAAACAAGCTTGGTAAGAGAGTAAGCAAGTACAGGGAACAGCTCGAACTGTCGCAGGAACAGCTCGCAATCAACTCTGGACTTGATCTCGCTCTAATCAAGGACATAGAGGAGGGACGCACGTACCCGCCGGTCGGCCAGCTCATCAAGATCTCCCGCGCTCTGGGCCAAAGGCTCGGCACATTCATGGACGACCAGTTCCAACCGGACCCCATAGTCGTGAGGAAATCCGGCAGAGAATCCGAGGCATCCTCCAGAAGCGATTTCGGGGATTACCAGTATTTCCCGCTGGGAAAGGGGAAGACCGACAGGCATATGGAGCCCCTCTTCATAAAAATGGAAGAGGAGAAGATCCAGGAGATGTCCATCCACGAAGGCGAAGAATTCATAATCGTCGTCTCCGGCAAGGTGCTTCTGAGATACGGCAAGGAAGAGAGGATCCTCGAGGAGGGCGACAGCGCCTATTACAACTCGGTGGTCCCCCACTACGTCGGCTGCATCGGCGGGCCCGCGTCCATATATGCGGTCCTGTACACGCCCATATGAGGCGATATCCATGCCTTGCATCCCAAGAAAGAACATAACCAGCGATGAAAGGCTGGGTGATCTCATCGAGAAATGCGCTCGCGAGCATCCCGACAACGATGCGATCGTCTACGTCGACAGAGAGCTGAGGCTTTCATGGACCCAATGGAACGCGGAAGTCGACCTGGTCGCCAAAGGCCTCATGGGCATGGGCGTGAAAAAGGGGGAAAAAGTGGCGATATGGGCCACCAACGTCCCCGACTGGATCACCCTCATGTTCGCCACCGCCAAGATAGGCGCGATACTTCTCACCATCAACACCAATTACAGGAGAGCTGAGCTCGATTACGTCCTCAAGCAGTCCGACATGGAATACCTGTTCCTCATCGACGGAGTCAGGGACGTGGACTACGTCGACACAGTATACGATCTCATCCCGGAGCTGAGGAAACAGCCGAGAGAGACCTTCCACAGCGAGACCTACCCGTACCTCAAGAAAGTCGTGTTCCTCGGGCCCCAGAAGCACCGCGGGATGTACACGATGAATGAGGTGAAATCACTGGCCGTGAGCGTCAGCGACAGCGAGTATCAGGAGAGGAAGGATTCCGTCGATGTGCACGACGTCACTATGATGCAGTACACGTCCGGAACCACGGGATTCCCCAAGGGAGTCATGCTCACCCACTTCAACATCGCCAACGATGGATACTGGCTCGGCGCGAACATGAACTATTGCTCGGACGACCGCCTGTGCATCAACGTCCCGCTGTTCCATTGCTTCGGATGCGTGCTCGGAGTCATGGCGTGCATAAACCACTGCGTCACCATGGTCTTCTGCGAGGTGTTCGACCCGGTGAAGGTGATGACGTCCATCGAGACCGAGCGCTGCACCTCCGTGTACGGCGTCCCCACGATGTACATCAACATCCTGAACCACAAGCTGTTCAATAAATTCGATTTCTCATCCCTCAGAACCGGGATAATGGCCGGATCTCCATGCCCGATCAAAGCTATGGAACAGGTTGTCGACAAGATGAACATGAAGGAGATCACTATAGTCTACGGCCTGACCGAAGCTTCCCCGGGAATGACGCAGACGACCTACGACGAGCCTTCGATGGAGAAGAAATGCTCCTCCGTCGGGAAGAAGCTTCAGGGAATCGACACGGTCATCCTCGATCCAGAGACCTACGAGCCCTGCCCGGACGGCGTGATCGGCGAGTTCTGCTGCAAAGGCTACAACGTCATGAAAGGGTACTACAAGATGCCCGAGGAGACCGCCAAAGTCATCGACAAGAACGGATACCTCCATTCCGGAGATCTGGGATACAGGGATTCGGACGGATACTTCTATGTTACAGGAAGGATAAAGGACATGATCATCCGCGGCGGGGAAAACGTCTACCCCAAAGAGATAGAGGATTTCCTCTACCACTGCCCCGGGATCAGGGATGTGCAGGTCGTCGGAGTCCCCAGCCAGAAATATGGCGAGCAGGTCGGAGCATTCATCATAAAGGAGCCTGGATCCGATCTTACCGAGCAGGACGTCTTCGACTACTGCAAAGGCCAGATCGCCTGGTACAAATCCCCGAAGTTCGTCCAGTTCGTGGATGCGTTCCCGGAGAACGCCGCCGGAAAGATCAAGAAATACAAGCTCCGCGAGATGGCCCACGAAATCTGGCCGGATGCTTGAACCTTTTAAGGGGGCAGCTGTCCCCGCTTTTTTTATACCCACCGATAGATTCCGAAACCATGCCATTCTCAGTTCTCATCGTGGCCTATGGAACGGATCGCCCCGAAGGAAACGCGGCGGAGATCCAAGCGGACGAACTCACGGAGATCATCGGCACCGAGGTCCATACCGCGTACCTCCATGTGGGCGATCCGAAGATGGATGAGGCCCTGGCGGAGATCGCCCAGGAAAAGACGGATTCGTTGGTCGTGCTGCCTCTGTTCATGGCATCTGGAAGCCGCACCGACTCGCCGATCTTCGAGATATTCGACGTCAACGAGGACACCCGCAGAGGAAGCATAGAGCTGGAAGGGCGCCGCGTAGAGGTCTACGTCGCCGATACGTTCACCATGAGCCCAGAATATCCCGATGCGGTCCGCGATGCGGTCGGCAGAATGGCCGGGACAAAGGACGCAGGAATCATCGCGGTAGGGCATGGCTCAAGAGAAGGCAGGAATCTGAACGTCGTGAAGAATGGAGCCAGAGCGCTGAAGAACGCGGGATATGACGTCGTCTGCTGCAGCAACGAATTCAACGAGCCCTCGGTTGAGAAAGCGCTGGCCGAGACCGCTAAGAAACACGATTCGATATTCGTCCTGCCGATGTTCATCTCAGCGTCCAAGCATTCCAGGAAGGACGTTCCGATCAAGCTCGGCCTCGCAGAGAACGTCTCCGACGGCATGGTGAATGTCGGAGGCAAGAATGTTCATGTAAAGATAATGCAAGAGATCGGGTTGTGCCCCGAGATCACCGGCATCCTATGCGAATCGATCAGGGCATCAGGGTTCCGTTGATCCCGATCAAATAGGGCACCCTGCCCTGATCAATTTCACAGAATAATCTGGGGGCAGATAATATGTCCCCAAGCTCTTGCACTATAATTTAATCTCAGAAAATGGGAGGGGATTCCCTCCCGATAAGTTTCAGAAGAGAACGGTCTTGTCGGTGACGCCAACGATTTCCGCGCTGCCGCCCTCGAGGGTGAAGAACGCGATCTCAAGGTTGTTCTTGAGGTACATGCTGGCGATTTCGGGCAGAGCGGATCCGAAGGCCATGGAGAGCCTCTTGTCGTCGCAGAACACGGCTTTCCCATCCCAGCGGACGAATTCCTCCCCGTTGAAAGCGAGAATCTCGCAGTTGGGATTCTTCTGGATCTGGGCGTACACATCTTTGAAGGTCCCGATTCCGAAGTAGATCTTGCCGTCAAGAACAGTCTTGAATCCGAGCACCCTCATCCTGGGCTGGCCGTCGCGGTTGGTGGCGAGGACGAAGGCCCCTGCCTCATCGAGATAGCTGTCGATGAGCTCCATGGGGGTTGGCGGCTCAAGAGGCTCGATGAGCTGGGCTATCCATTTCTTCTCGTCGTCCGTGACTTTGCCGTCTATGGCGCAGATCATCAGGCAGAGCATGACGATCTTATCCTTGGTCTCGGGAGAGACGAGCTCGATGATATCGACCATAAGATCGGCGGCGTTCTTCACATTGTCAGGCTTGTCGAGGCCCATGTCCTTGAACATTTGGACCGCTTCCTCGTAGCTGACATCTTTCCCGGCGGATTTGTCGAAGAGAGGCTTTATGACGACGAACTCTTTCTCGGAGAGCTCCCCATCGGCGGCGACCGCGGCAAGAACGAAACTGAGGTAATCGGTGTAAGCGTCCATACCATCGGCGTTGATGATGCTGAGGTCATCGAGGACGCTGACGGAAAGCTGATTGAATTTCTGGTTGAAAGTGATGGGATCCATCTCTTCCAATGCTTTGCAGAGCTCTTCAAAACTGCTCATGAAGGTACGAATCGCATGGCTTTCTTATAATTATTACGCGCACGAGCGCAATAACACCGAGTTAGCGCATTATGATCAGACGTGCTTTCCGTGGTCTTTCCTGCGAATATCGACCCTCTTGATCTTTCCGCTGATGGATTTCGGGAGTTCGGAAACAAAATCGATGACCCTCGGATACTTGTAGGGAGCGGTGTTATGCTTCACGTAATCCTGGATCTCTTTTTTGAGCTCGTCGGATGGCTGGTACTTGTCCCTCAGAACGATCGTGGCTTTGACGAGGTTGCCTCTCACCGGGTCTGGGACAGAAGTCACGGCGCATTCTAGGACTGCGGGATGCTCCAGCACGCAGCTCTCGACCTCGAAGGGGCTGATCCTGTATCCGGAGGATTTGATTATATCGTCGTTCCTGCCGGAATACCAGAAATAACCGTCCTCGTCCTTCCATGCCACGTCGCCTGTGTGGTGCCACCCGCCGCGGAGCGTCTGCGCGGTCTTCTCCGGGTCTTTGTAATATTCTTTGAATATCCCGGGGACTCTGGGCTCGATGCTGACGACTATCTCCCCCTCCTCGCCGACATCGCATGGATTGCCGTCGTCATCGATGATCTCCACGCGATACTGCGGCGAAGGCTTTCCCATGGACCCAGGCTTGGGGATCATTCCTTTGAGAGTGCCGACGATGACGGACGATTCGGTCTGCCCGAACGCTTCCATCAGCCTCAGGCCGGTCGCCTCGTACCATTTGTTGTATGTGTCCGGATTCAGAGCTTCGCCTGCTATGCAGCAGTTCTTCAGCGAAGACAGATCATAGCCTTCGACGCCAGCGTTCAGATAGAGCCTGAACATCGTTGGCGGACAGCAGAACGTCGTGATCCTGTATTTCTCGATCATGCCGAGGATTCTGTGGGGATCGAACCTATCGAACTCGTAGACGAAGGTGCACCCTTCCATAATCCAGACCGAATAGATGCGTCCCCAAGCGGTCTTTGCCCACCCTGTGTCGGCGACCGTCCAATGGATGCCGTCGGGATCGACCTGGTGCCAGTGCTTCCCCAGAAGGGTATGGCCGAGCGGATACGTCTGGTCGTGGACCGCCATCTTCGGGTTGTCCGAGGTACCCGATGTGAAATACATGAGGAACTTGTCGGTCTTATGGGTGGGGACGCGCTCCCATACATCGGAATAGGTTTCCACCTCTGAATCGAAATCAAGCCATCCCTCCCTCTGGCCTCCGACTATGAATTTGCATGCCAGTTCTTTAGTGGATTCCGCCGCATCGAAGGAATCGGCGGCATCGGTCAGAACCGTGACCACGGCTGCTTTGATTCCGGCCGCTTTGATGCGGTAGTCTATGTCATGGGGTTTGAGCATGAAGGTCGCCGGGACCGGTATGGCGCCCATCTTATGGAGGGCGGTGATGATGTACCAGAACTGATAGCTGTCCTTGAGGACCAAGAGAACGAAATCGCCTTTCTTTATTCCTTTGGCCGCGAAATAATTGCAGGTTTTGTCGCTGAGCCTTTTTATGTCCGCAAAGGTGAATATCTTCTCGTTTCCGAAATCGTCCACCCAAATCATGGCCTTCCTGTCCGGGTCGTTGATGGCGATGTCATCAACTATGTCATAGGCAAAATTGAAGCTGTCCGGACAGTCTATGTCCATGTGCGTCAGAAGACCGTTTTCATCGTAGGTCTCCTTGACGTATCTGAGGTTGACGTTTCTCATAGTCCTTCGTCCTGATTGGGCCTATGATTGGATGCTCATATTTAATATCAATGAATCATTGGCCCGATTTTTACGAATTTCGTAGATAAAAATTCCATGTCTTTACGAATTTCGTTTTTATGTTTATCAAAATAATACGCTTTTCGTATCGAATAATCAATCGAAATGTCTGGCGGCAATGAGGATTATAAAGGGGTAAAAAGTTTGGATGGGAACCGTCACTGGTTCTTGAGGGCTTCTTCCTCGTTCTTCTTTCTGATTTCCACCCTGCGTATCTTGCCGCTGATGGTCTTGGGAAGTTCGGGAACGAATTCCACAGCCCTCGGGTACTTGTACGGAGCGGTATTGTGCTTCACGTAATCCTGGATCTCTTTCTTCATGGCTTCGGAGGGCTCATACCCTTCCCTGAGGACGATGGTAGCCTTCACGAGCTGCCCTCTTATGGGATCGGGGACACCGGTCACTGCGCATTCCAGGACGGCAGGGTGCTCCAGCGCGCAGCTCTCGACCTCGAAGGGGCTGATCCTGTAGCCTGAGGATTTGATTATGTCGTCGTTCCTCCCGGAGAACCAGAAGTATCCGTCCTCATCCTTCCATGCGATATCGCCGGTGTGGTGCCATCCGTTGCGGAGGGTCTCCGCGGTTTTCTCGGGGTTGCGGTAATATCCCGTCATGATTCCGGGGACTTTGGGCTCTATGCTGACTACGATCTCCCCAGTAGTCCCCGGAGGACAGGAATTGCCGTCCTCATCTATGATGTCGACCTTGAACTGAGGCGAGGGTTTGCCCATGGATCCGGGCTTCGGGGTCATCCCCCTAATCGTTCCGATGGTCATGGTGGTCTCGGTCTGGCCGTACCCTTCCATGAGCTTCAATCCGGTCTCCTCATACCATTTCTCGTATGTGTCTGGGTTCAGAGCCTCGCCTGCGATGCAGCAGTTCTTCAGCGATGATAGATCATGCCCCTCCAATCCGGCGTTGAGATAGAGCCTGAACATCGTCGGAGGGCAGCAGAACGTAGTGATCCTGTGCTTCTCAATCATGTTCAGTATCTCGGACGGATCGAACTTATCGTATTCGTAAACGAAAACGGCGGATTCCATTATCCACTGGCCGTAAAGGGACCCCCATACGGCTTTTCCCCAGCCGGTATCGGCGACGG
Proteins encoded in this window:
- a CDS encoding AMP-binding protein, producing the protein MRGINNRYLEETYDGEGLLKEYRIKYPENYNFGYDIVDDIAVNDPNRTALVWESCTGEERKFTFSEMKRMSDKTANCLASLGIGKGDVVMLILKQKFQFWYSIVALHKLGAIVAPATHMLTKHDIEYRIRSADVKAVICTDQSNISGAVEAAEDIPSLKVKLLSGAPREGWLDFDAEVEKAPEGFARRETKAVEPMIMYFTSGTSSNPKMVLHDHTYSLGHIMTAKHWHQVDSEGLHWTVADTGWGKAVWGSLYGQWIMESAVFVYEYDKFDPSEILNMIEKHRITTFCCPPTMFRLYLNAGLEGHDLSSLKNCCIAGEALNPDTYEKWYEETGLKLMEGYGQTETTMTIGTIRGMTPKPGSMGKPSPQFKVDIIDEDGNSCPPGTTGEIVVSIEPKVPGIMTGYYRNPEKTAETLRNGWHHTGDIAWKDEDGYFWFSGRNDDIIKSSGYRISPFEVESCALEHPAVLECAVTGVPDPIRGQLVKATIVLREGYEPSEAMKKEIQDYVKHNTAPYKYPRAVEFVPELPKTISGKIRRVEIRKKNEEEALKNQ